The Chryseobacterium sp. 52 genome includes a region encoding these proteins:
- a CDS encoding response regulator transcription factor, whose amino-acid sequence MRKIIIADDEHKILMSLEYSFKKNGYDVYIARDGTEVLDFVKTMVPDVILLDIMMPNLDGYSTLEAIKKEERLKDTKVIFLSAKNNPKDIEKGLKMGADAYVTKPYSIKKLIQQIEEMFE is encoded by the coding sequence ATGAGAAAGATAATTATTGCCGATGACGAACACAAAATATTAATGTCGCTGGAATACAGCTTCAAGAAAAACGGCTACGACGTCTACATTGCGAGAGACGGAACAGAAGTTCTGGATTTTGTAAAAACAATGGTTCCCGATGTAATCCTGCTCGATATCATGATGCCGAACCTGGATGGATACAGCACTTTGGAAGCCATCAAAAAAGAGGAAAGACTCAAAGATACAAAAGTCATTTTTCTGAGCGCAAAAAACAATCCCAAAGACATTGAAAAAGGCCTGAAAATGGGAGCTGATGCCTATGTTACCAAACCTTATTCCATTAAAAAACTGATCCAGCAGATTGAGGAAATGTTTGAGTAG
- a CDS encoding AMP-binding protein: MDADILFKQSIEDKEGFWKEQAKEIQWFEFPEQILSHDSNNYPQWFSDGKLNMCYLCIDKHIEEGFGEQTAIIYDSPVTNQKKTYTFNQAKEEISKFAGGLISLGLQKGDTAVIYMPMIPQTLFAMLACARIGVIHNVVFGGFAPHELVVRIDDCKPKALITATAGIEIAKRIPYLPLVEKAIELAQDKVDNIIVYNRKLVNNQHEMFDGLIDYEELVQNSDPADCISVESTHPLYLLYTSGTTGKPKGIARDTGGYATALKFSMKYIYGIEPGETYWAASDFGWAVGHSYSIYGPLINRNTTIIFEGKPIMTPDAGTFWRIISEYKVSAMFTAPTAIRAIKKEDPNGELVKKYDLTHFKKQFLAGERCDVATLDWFAEHIGVPAIDHWWQTESGWPMLGLMTLDDDYTIKRASAGKPIPGYDIKIFDENGFELDPHHEGFLVIKLPLPPGALLGIWNDYERFKSSYLTQYNGYYFSGDGAIKDEDGYIFITGRVDDVINVAGHRLSTSEMEEIVSSHPDVAECAVVGIDDELKGQIPFATVVLKNGSLTTEEEIEKDIIRMVREKIGAVAFLKNAMVVKRLPKTRSGKILRKLIRTLLDGKDFQIPSTIDDEKIIEEIQEKINEYRA; this comes from the coding sequence ATGGATGCAGATATTCTGTTTAAACAAAGCATAGAAGACAAAGAAGGCTTCTGGAAAGAACAGGCCAAAGAAATACAATGGTTTGAGTTTCCCGAACAAATTCTTTCCCATGATTCTAATAATTATCCGCAGTGGTTTTCTGACGGAAAGCTTAATATGTGCTACCTGTGTATTGACAAACACATTGAAGAGGGCTTTGGAGAGCAGACTGCCATTATTTACGATTCCCCTGTTACCAACCAGAAAAAGACATATACTTTTAATCAGGCTAAAGAAGAGATTTCAAAATTCGCAGGCGGACTTATTTCACTGGGCTTACAAAAAGGAGATACAGCCGTCATCTATATGCCCATGATTCCGCAGACGCTTTTTGCTATGCTGGCTTGTGCAAGGATAGGGGTGATTCACAATGTCGTTTTCGGAGGCTTTGCCCCCCATGAATTAGTCGTAAGAATTGACGACTGCAAACCTAAAGCTTTGATTACCGCTACAGCAGGTATAGAAATAGCGAAAAGAATCCCATATTTACCACTTGTTGAAAAAGCTATTGAACTCGCACAGGATAAAGTTGACAACATTATTGTGTACAACAGAAAACTGGTAAATAATCAGCATGAAATGTTCGACGGACTGATTGATTATGAAGAACTGGTTCAAAATTCCGATCCAGCAGACTGTATCTCAGTGGAATCCACACATCCGCTCTATTTACTTTACACATCTGGAACAACAGGAAAACCAAAAGGAATTGCACGGGATACCGGAGGTTATGCAACAGCCCTTAAATTTTCCATGAAATATATCTACGGTATTGAACCCGGAGAAACCTATTGGGCAGCATCAGACTTCGGTTGGGCAGTAGGACACAGTTACAGCATTTACGGACCGCTTATCAACCGAAATACAACTATTATTTTTGAAGGAAAACCGATCATGACTCCTGATGCAGGAACTTTTTGGAGAATTATTTCAGAATATAAAGTTTCCGCCATGTTTACAGCACCTACAGCGATCAGGGCCATCAAAAAGGAAGATCCAAATGGAGAACTGGTGAAAAAATATGATCTGACCCATTTTAAAAAACAGTTTTTAGCCGGAGAAAGGTGTGATGTTGCTACTTTAGACTGGTTTGCAGAACATATCGGAGTTCCCGCTATCGACCATTGGTGGCAGACAGAATCCGGATGGCCCATGTTAGGCTTAATGACTTTGGATGATGATTATACCATCAAAAGAGCTTCTGCCGGAAAACCGATTCCGGGATATGATATTAAAATCTTTGACGAAAACGGATTTGAGCTCGATCCGCACCACGAAGGTTTTCTCGTTATAAAACTTCCTCTTCCTCCGGGTGCTCTTTTAGGAATCTGGAATGATTATGAGCGTTTTAAAAGCAGTTATCTTACCCAGTACAACGGATATTACTTCTCCGGAGACGGAGCAATTAAAGATGAGGATGGCTATATTTTCATCACAGGAAGAGTTGATGATGTCATCAATGTGGCGGGTCACAGGCTTTCAACGTCAGAAATGGAGGAAATCGTCTCCTCTCATCCTGATGTTGCAGAATGTGCTGTTGTAGGGATTGATGATGAACTTAAAGGACAGATTCCTTTCGCAACGGTTGTTTTAAAAAACGGTTCACTTACAACAGAAGAAGAAATAGAAAAAGACATCATCAGAATGGTCCGGGAGAAAATTGGCGCCGTGGCTTTTTTAAAGAATGCAATGGTTGTCAAACGCTTACCCAAAACCAGATCAGGAAAGATTTTAAGAAAACTGATCAGAACGCTGCTGGATGGAAAAGATTTTCAGATTCCGTCCACGATAGATGACGAAAAAATCATTGAAGAAATTCAGGAAAAAATCAATGAATACAGGGCTTAA